The Polyangium aurulentum genomic interval CTGGTCCAGGCGCGCGAGACCGCGGCCGAGGCGGCGGATCTGCCGCCGTTCAAGGTGATCGGCAACGAGGTGCTCATCGAGCTCGCCCGCCGCCGCCCCAGAGTTCATGCCGAGCTCGCGCAGGTGCAGGGGGCGCTCTCCGGGCGCGCGGGCCGCTACGCGTCGCGCTGGCTCGAGGCGATCGCGCTCGGCGTGAACGATCGCGACATCCCTCCCGAGGACCAGGTCCACTTCGAGCCGCCGCGGATCGACCGCGCGATAGCCGCACGCCGCCGTGAGCTCGAGTCGCGCATCAGCGCCTTCCGCCGCGCCGAGGCCGCGCAGCGCGGGGTCGACGAACAGGCGATCTTGCCCGGACACTGCGCGCAGGACCTCGCGGACGTCCTGCTCTCTTCATCGCCCGGGGATCCGTTGCTCCTCGAACGAATCGCGGCGATCCCGGGCCTCGGCGCGCGGCGGTTCGAGCGCTACGGCGCGATCCTGGCCTCGCTGATCGAGCCGCGCCGACAAGCAGCCGCAGGCGAGGGCGAGCGGGAGGCGTGAGCGACGAGGGCCTGCTCGTCGTCGCCGGCGAGCCCTCGGGCGATCGCATCGCGGCCTCGGTGCTCCACGCGCTCGGGCCGCTCTCGGATGAATCCTTCGGGATCGGAGGACCTGCGTGCAGGCGCGCCGGCATGCGCACGCTCGGGGACGTCTCGGCGATCGCCGCGATGGGCGTGGGAGACGTGATCGCGCGGCTCCCTGCCCTCGCCGCGGCTGCGATGGATCTCTGGCGCCGCATCGCCGCCTCCCCTCCCCGCGCGGCCCTGCTCGTGAACTTCACCGAGCTCAACGCGCGTCTCGGCCGCCTGCTCAGGCGCCGCGGGGTGCGCGTGCTCTGGGCCGTGGCGCCGCAGGTGTGGGCCTGGCGCGCGGGCCGGATCCGGTCGCTGCGCGGCGCCGTGGACACGCTCGCCGTGCTCCTGCCCTTCGAGGAGCCGCTCTGGCGAGACGCAGGCTACGACGCGCGCTTCGTCGGACACCCGTCGCTCGACGTGCCTCGCACGCCCGCATCGCAGGCCAGGCGAATGCTCGGTCTCCCGAGCGCGGGGCGCGCCGTCGCCGTGCTCGCGGGCAGTCGATCGGGTGAGGTCATACGGCTCGGCCCTCCTCTGTGCGAGGCTGCGGCGCTGCTGCGATCACGCGGGATCGTCGCCGAGGCGCGCGCGCTCGCCGCCCCCTGGCTCGACGCGCGCGCGCGCGGCTTGCTGGAGCGCGCGGCGCAGAGCCACGGCATCGCGGTCGACGAGGCCGATCCCGAGCACGGCGCGGCCCCTCTCCTCGGCGCCTTCGATCTCGCGCTCTGCGCCTCGGGAACGGCGAGCCTCGAGACCGCGCTCGCAGGTTTGCCCACGGTGATCGCGTACCGCGTCGACAGGCTCGCCTACGCCGTCGCGCGCCGCCTCGTGCGCACGCCGCACATCGGTCTGCCGAACGTCCTCCTCGGCCGCCGCGCGTATCCGGAGCTGTTGCAGGACGAGGCGACAGGACCTTCGATCGCGAGCGCGGCGATCCCCCTCGTCGGAGACGAAGCGCGCGCCCGCGCCGCAGAGAACGCCGCCACGCTGCGCGCAGCCCTCCTGCCGAGAGCGCCGGGAACCTTCGGCGAGCGCGTCGCGGAGCTCCTCCGGCCGATGCTCGTTTAAGTCGAAGACGAGGACCGCGAGGCGGGCGGTTTTCGGCCGGTCGGCGCGCTGTCGTTCAACGCCTCGAGGCCCGCGGTCGCCTCCTTGCAGAACTCCTCCACGAGCGGCCGGTACGCACCGAGCTCGGGCGGAAGCGCGCCCGTCGCCCGGCCGAGCGCCGCGCGCACCGCCTCGAGCGCGTGACGCGCGAGCACCCGGAACGCGAGCGTCCTTCCCGGCCGCGTCGCGATGAGCGCGATGGTCCCCGGCGACCAGGCGAAGGGCGGCGAAGAGCGCGTCGACGTCGCCAGATCCGTGAGCGGCGTGCACCCGAGCCACGCGCCGAGCGCCCGGAGAAATCCATCGGCCACGTTCGGCGGCATCCCCTCGCCCATCTCCACGAGCGGCACCCGGTGCGTGTCCACCTGCACGCGCCGCAGCTCGCGCCAGCGCAGCAGGCGCGTCGGCGGCGGCTGCCCTCGAAACTTCGCCGATCCCGTCCACCACGACACCGACGTGTCCGTGCGACCAAGCTCCATCACCCGCCCGAACGTCGCGTGCCGCGCGAGCGCGCTGCCCACGTCGCGCGGGCGCGGGATCAGCTCACAGACCTCGTGCACGCTCCGCAAGAGCTTCGGGTAGCGGCTCATCGTGAGCATGCCGCCGAGCTCGTGGTTGGTCGCCTGGAGCAGGTCGTTCAACGCCGCGGCGATCGCCCAGTCCGACGCCTCGAGATCGGGCAGCGTATCCACCGGCGCAATCAGCCGCGCCCGGCGCACACGCGCCACCTCCACGCGCGAGTCGAGGTCCACGTCGCTGATCTGCCTCCCCTCGCCCAGCGTCAGACCGAGCCGCCCGAAGGGACGCGAGAGCGTGATCTTCCCGCCGAGCACCAGCGGCGCGAGCAGGCCCGAGGCAAGCTCTTCGAAGCGCTCGTCGGCCTCGTCCGCCACGCTAGCCCCCGCTGCCCGCGCCGCCCGGCAACGCGGGCACGTCGGCGCCCTCGGTCACGTCGCGCAGGGGCCGAAGCCCGACACCGCCGAGCGTCACCTCGGGCAGCTCCGTCGCGAGCGCCGTCACGAGCGCGCTCGTGAACTTGTCGGTCCCGGCCGGGATCCACGCCTGCGCCTCGAGCACCGCGGTCTCGAGCGGCACGAACGCCTCCTCCGGCACGCCCACCACGGAGCCCTCGCGACCGATGAACAGCACCTGCCCCGCGGGCGATCCGAGCGAGCGGTAGAGCACGTCGGGCGCCACCGCGGGCACCACGTCGTAGCCCGCCGGCACGTACAGACCTCGATGGATCTCGCGGAAGAACTGGCCCACCGGGATGCCCTCGATCCCCGTCGGATGCCGGACGATCGCCCCGTGCTCGGTGAACGCCACGCGCGCGCTGCGCAGGCTCTCGGGGCCGAGCGCGTACGCGATGCGCCGCAGCACGGGCAGATCCTCGGCCGCGACCCACGTCGCGGTCACCGCACGCCACGGCTCGAGCGTGGGCACGAGCCGCAGGGCCACGGCCACGGGCTTGGGCGGCAGCGCGACGCCCGTCGCGGCGGCCACGTCTTTGCGCAGCTCCATGCGAGCGAAGGCGCGCACGTCGCCGAGCGCGGGCAGCTTCGAGATCTCGAGCGGCTCCTGCCCGTGCCCCCGGAAGAGCACGAGGCCGCTCTCGGAGAAGACCGGGCAGGCGCGCAGGTTCACCGGGTGGCGAAAGCCCGCCTCCACCGCGGCGCCGGGCGCGGCCGGCACGAACATCCCGAGCCCCGGCGTGCGCGTGAGCAGCGGCATCATCCGCTCGGGCAAGGCCGGCGCGCGGAAGAGGTAGCGCACGACCGGGCCATCATCGAAGCTCGACGCTGGCGGCCACTCGGCCACGCCCACCTCGGCGTCGACCCCCGAGCGCACGAAGTAGTGGATCAACGCCGGCCCGAGCCCCGCCTCCGCGCACAGCCAGCGCGGCCCCGGCTCCCTGCCCGACGAAGGATCGGCGTGCGGCTCGAGCCGCAGGATCAAGGAGCGCACGTCGACCTTCCGCTCGACGTCGTAGCTCTGCGAAAACGCGTTGTGATAGAGCCACAGCACCGCGTCGCCCGCGCTGATCTGCGCGACGTCGTAGCCGAAGGGCGCGGCCGCGTCGCGGTACTGCACGAAATGCCGGCTCGTCCCCGTGAACGTGTAGCCGCCCGCGAGGCGCGCGATCTCGGAGACCCGATCCATGCGATCGCTCGTCTCGGCCGCGAAGGTGAGCGTCACCTCGCGCGCCCCGAGCTTCGAGCGCACGACCTCGATCGCGAGCGACCGCAGGATGTCGGAAAGGGACCCCTGCCGCGTGTAGAGCGCAAGGAACGCCACCAGCCTGTCAATCGAGGGCAGGAGCACCAGCCCCTTGCTGCCGAGCGCCACGCCCCGCGCGTCGAGGCCGAGCCCCGGCGTCCGAAGGCGCGTCTGGTGGACCGCGACCCGCTCGAGCATCGCCTACCCTCTCTGCCTTGCCCTCACGGCCGCACCGCCGCGCCCGCTCGACGCGCGCGACGCCCGCAAGGTGCCGATGAGGCTAGGTGGTCACCTCCGGGCCGTCAAGCGAGCGGCGCGCGCAACTGCGCGGGACTTTTGGCCTGTGCAATAGTTGTGTACGCTCCCGGCGGGACGGCGAGGCCGGGTCGTGTCCATCGACACGCGGCATCTTCCGCGGCATCTGCCAGCCCTCGCGAGCAATGATGGCACGCACCCAGCAGCTCATCGCCGGGCGGTTTCAGGTCGAGCGCGAGGTCGGACGCGGCGCCGTCGGCATCGTGTTCCGCGCCTTCGACACCGTCTCGCAGCGGCGCGTCGCCCTCAAGATCATCGCCGCCCCCGGAGAGACCGATCAGGCCGAGCGCATGCGCCTGCTCCAGGAGGGCAAGATCCTCTCGGAGCTCGATCACCCGGGGATCGTGCAGGTCGTCGCCTACGGCGCGCTCGACACGACGTACACCGCGGCGCTCGGTAGAAAATTCGACGAGGGCGCGCCCTTCATCGCGATGGAGTGGCTCGAGGGCGAGGACCTGCTCACGCGCCAGCTCCGCGCCGCGCTCACCACGCGCCAGAGCCTCGACATCGCGCGCCAGGTCGCCTTCGCGCTCGCCGCCGCGCACGACGCGGGCATCGTCCACCGCGACATCAAGCCCTCGAACATCTTCATCCTCTCGAACCGCTTCCCCGATCCCGAGTCGCCCCCCGTCTCCACGCGCACCACGCGCCGCCCGCGCGAAGAGGGCGAGCTGCCCGAGCAGCTCACCGCGAAGCTCGTCGACTTCGGCGTCGCCACCTCGCGCGACATGCGCCTGACCGGCAACGACATCTTCGTCGGAACCCCGGCCTACATGGCCCCCGAGCAGGCCCGCGGCGACGCGACGGCCGACGCGCGCAGCGACATCTACTCGCTCGGCGCAACGCTCTTCGAGCTGCTCACCGGCCGCCCCCCGCACATCGGCACGACCTCGATCGCGACCATCGCGCGCCTCGCCACGACGCCCGCGCCGAGGCTGTCGGAGCTTCTGCTCGAGGTGCCCGATCACCTCGACGAGCTGATGGCGCGCATGCTCATGTCCGAGCGCGAGCACCGCCCGGCGTCCGCGCGCGAGGTCGCGCTCGAGCTCGACGCGCTCTGCCGCGATCCCGCCGTCCCCGAGACGGCCAAGCTCATCGCCTCGACCACCGAGCCGCCGCCCATCGTGGCCTCGCGCCTCGTCACCACGCTCGTCGCGCTGCAGGTCGGCTCCAAGCAGCAGCGCATCGAGCTGCTCGACCGGCTGCGCGCCCACGGCGCCGACGCGCTGCCCCTCGGCGCCGACTCCATCGTCGCCCACCTCGGCATGAAGCAGGCCCACGGCGACGAGGCCGCGCGCGCGCTCGATCTCGGCCGCTGGCTCTGCGAGGTCGGCGCCGGCGTCGGCGTCGCCACGGGCAGGATGCGCGTCGATCGCGTCCGCTCCGCCGGCGACGTCGTCGACCGCGCGAGCGCCCTGTCCAGAAAGGCCGGCGAGAGCATCCTGTTCTGCGACGGCACCACCAAGGAGCTCGCCCGCGGCCGCTTCCACTTCGAGGTCTTCCCCGGCGGCGACGTGAAGGTCGGCGCGCCCGTCAAGCAGCCCACCAAGACCATGCAGTTCGTCGGCCGCGAGCCCGAGCTGCTCAAGGCCTGCGAGGCGTACGCGCGCTGCGCCGAGGACACGACGCCGATCATCGTCACCGTCTCCGGCCCGCCCGGCATCGGCAAGAGCCGCCTCGCGCGCGAGTTCGTCACTCGCATCACGACGCGCGAGGAGCCGCCGCTGCTCGTGCGCGTGCGGTGCGAGTCGTTCGGTCGAGCCCAGGCCCTCGGCGTCGCGACGGACGCCTTGCGCGCCCTCCTCGGCCTGCCGAAGGGCGCCTCGCTCGAGCAGGTCGAGCAGTCGCTGCGCACGCGCCAGATCCGCACCGGCGACGGCGAGCTGCTCTCTCGCCTGCTCGCCAACCAGCCCTTCGACGACGGCATGGACCCGCGCGGCGCCCGCGACTCGCTCTACCTGTCGATGACCGATCTCGCGCTCGGCGCCGCGCAGGCGGGCATCTGCGTCCTGCTCTTCGAGGACGCGCAGTGGTCCGACCCGGAGAGCGTGTCGTGGATCGAGCACCTCCTCGGCCGCGCCACGAACCTGCCGCTGTTCGTGATGATGGTCATGCGCCCGTCGTTCTGGCGCGATCAAGGCCAGCGCTTCGTGGGCCGCGACCACGAGCGCATCGAGCTACGGCCGATGTCCAAGCGCGCCACGCGCGAGATCGCCCGCGCCGTCATCGGCGAAGGCGCCGACGAGGCCATGCTCGACCGCGTCGCCCAGCAAGCCGCAGGCTCGCCGCTCTTCGCCGAGGAGCTCGCCCGCGTCATCGCCGCCGGCAAGGACGTGACCACGGCGGCCACCATCGAGGCCGCCATCCAGGTGAGCCTCGACGCGCTCGACGAGTCGACCCGCGAGGCCGTCGTGCGCATGAGCGTCTTCGGCCTGAGCGTCTGGGACGCGGGCGTCGGCGCAGTCGGCGTCGAGGACCCCGAGGTCGCGCTGAAGAAGCTCATCTCCGCCGAGCTGCTCGTCGAGCACGGCGCGAGCCGCTTCGCCGGATCGCGCGAGTTCCTCTTCAAGCACGCCCTCGTGCGCGACGTGGCCTACGCCTCCGCGAGCGACGAGCTGCGCAAGCAGATGCACGCAGCCGCCGCCGAGTGGCTCGCGTCGATGGGCGAAGACGCCGCCACCGTGGCGCAGCACTTCGATCTCGGCGGCCAGAACGAGAAGGCCGCCGTGTACTGGGAGGCCGCCGCGCGCCGCGCCCTCGCGACGAACTCGCTGCAGGACGCGGTCACCATGGCCGACCGCTCGCTCATCTTCGCCACCGACAAGCCCTCCGCGTTCGCGCGCGCGATGCTGCTCGACGAGGCCTACAGCCGCCTCGACGCGCGCTCCTACCAGCGCAACGAGGCCATCCAGGCGATGGCCGAGAACATCTTCGACGAGGCGAGCGAGATCCGCACCCTCGGCGCGCGCGCCCGTTACGACTACGCGATGGGCTCGGGCTCGAACATCGAGGAGCGGCTCATCCAGATCCGCGACCGCGCCGCCAAGCTCGATCTCGTGGAGGAAGAGGCCCGCTGCTCGGCTGCGCTCGCGAACCTCTACGCCTTCGCCGGGCAGCTCGCCGGCGCCGAGAAGGAGACGAAGCTCCTCCTCGAGCTCGCCGAGCGCCGCGACATCGAGTGGGCCGCGGTCGACGCGTGGCAGACGCTCGCGATCGTGCGCCAGACGCGCGGGCAGCTCGCGTCGGCGCTCGAGGCGAGGCGAAACGCGGCGCACGCGGCCAAGGACGCAGGCTTGCAGGAGCGCGAGGCGATGCTGACCGTGAACGTCGGCTTCGCGCTGACCACCATCGGCGCGCGCGCAGAGGCGCTCCACGAGATCGAGTCGGGCCTCGCAAAAGCCAACGCCATCGGCAGCCCCGGCATCGTGCGCCTCGGCCACATGAACCTGCTCTGCTGGGCGGCCACGTTCGGCGCCGACAGCCGCATCGACGCGGCCCTGACCGAGCCACGCGCGAACGCCGACGAGGCCGCGACCGGCGGTTGGGTGGTGCGCGATCGCGTGACGCTCGGAACGCTGTTCTACCGCGGCTGCGAGCTGCTCCGGACCGACGGGCCCGGCAACATCTCGCGAGCGCGGGCGCTGCTGAAGACGGCGGCCGAGGCGTATCGCTCGACGGAGAACCGCGACGTTCTGCCGGTCGCGCTAGGCTTCTGGGCCGAGGCGGAGCGGAGGTTCGGCAACGCGGATCAGGCCGTCGAGCTGGCGCGCGAGGCCGCGAAGCTCGTGGAGGCCGGCGCGCCGAGCCTCCTGAACGAGGCGCCGATCTACCTGACGCTGCACGACGCCTACGTGGACGTGGGCGATCTGAAGAGCGCGCGTGAGGCGATGGAGCGGGCGATCACGCCGCTCGAGCGGCGCATCCGGGGCCTCGAGGGCACGCCGTACGCGCGCGCCTTCCTCGTGAACCTGCCCCACAACGCGGGCCTTCTCTCCGCTGCCGAGGCCTACGGCTGCCTCACCTCGCTCATCGAGCAGACGCTGTCCCTGCCCGCTTCCGACAACTGAGGAGGCACAGCCTCCCCCGATGAGGGTCTGCGCGCAGGCGCAGCCCCCTACGCCCCCCGTTCGGCGAGACGCTACCCCGCGCTTGCGAGGCGACGTCGTCGTGCGTCCGAGGGGGGTTTCATCAGACACACCCTTGGTGCTCAAAAGAGAAAGGCGCCCTCCCCTTGCGGAGAGAGCGCCTTCTCTTCGACGCATCCCCTCACCCCCTCGCGAAGGAGGGGGTGAGCGGATCGGTCATTCCCCTCCGATGGCGATGCCGAGGCCCTGGCGGAGCGAGAAGTACTGGTCCGACACGGAGAAGAGGAGCAGCTCCTTCAGCTTCTCCTGCGGAGGCAGATCACCGGGCTGCTGCGGCTCGGCCGCGATGATCTTCTTCGCGATCTCCAGGTCACCGCAGAGGAGGAACCCGGCGCGGTTGGCCGTGATGTCCACCGTCTGCGACCAGCGCTTCAGGTTCGCCTTGGCGCCGTCGGCGACGAACTTCTTCACGACCATCCGCAGACCTTCGATCTGCATCGGTTGCATGAAGGTGCGCAGCGTCTGGGCCGTGGCGAGCACCTGCTTGTCGATGTCACCGGGCGACGGAGCGTCGGGCTGCACCAGCTTGATGGCAGCGAAGAGCAGCACCGTGAGCTCCGTGACCGTCGGGAACAGCGTCTTGATGTAGTGCTCGCCGCGGTACATCGCGAGGTGCTTGCCGATGATGAACGTGAGCTCCTGCGGCGAGAAGCCGGTGAGCACCGTTTGACCAGCAACCGACGACGGGGGCTCGGCGGGCACGGCGACGAGAGCGCCGGGCACGTCGCTGCGCACGTAGAGCGCGGGGCACGGAATGCCGAGCACCTGCGATGCCCAGCCGAACGTGCGAGCGAACGTGACCGTCGAGGTCGCCGGGTCCTGACGGAACCGCGGATCGAGGACGGGCTGCTCCTTCTTCGCCTGCAGCGTGCCGATCTTCGCCTTGAGCGCCGCGGAGGCGATCATCTCGAAGATCTTGCCGATGTAGAGGTTCTCCTCCTCGTGGAAGAGGTTGCGGAGCCACTGCTCGTTATCGAGGCGGTTCTTCACCTGGAGCATGCCTTGCGGGCGGTAGTCCTCGAAGAACCGCTGCTCGTCCTCGTCGGCCTTGCGGATGAACGACAGGGCTGCTGCCGTGCACCACGCCGGGTCGTACGACTTCTGCTCCACGTAGAGCCGGTACAGCTCGTGGTACGCCTCGGAAGCGGTCGCGTCGATCTTCACGAGCGACTGGTACTCGCCGATGGCGTCCTCGTTCTGGCCGAGCGTCGTGTAGAGCTGCGCCAGGATCTGGTGCTCCTGCACGTTGTCCGGCTTGATGCGCGAGGCCATCTTGAACGTCTCGACGGCGGCGTTCGCGTCTTCGAGACGGTCGCGATAGATGAGGCCGAGGGCGTGCCAGAGGGTGAACTCGAGGTCCGTGTTCCCCTTGCCTGCCACCCGGTGCAGCATCTTCCGGTAGGCGCGCTCGAGCTGCTTCCAGTCCCGAAGCCCGGTCAGGATCTTGTTGATGCGCTCGAACGCGTCGAGGTAGCCCGGGTTCAGATCGAGCGCCTCGTTGAACAGCTCCACGGCGCGCATCTGATCGTCGAGCTTGTCGCGGTAGAGCTGCGCCATCGTGAAGAGGTAGCGGCTCTTGCGCTCGGGCTGCTGCTCGAGCTCGGCGATGCGCTGCAGCGTCTCGACCATGTTCGACCACTGGCCGGTGCGCTGATAGAGCTGCAGCAGC includes:
- the lpxB gene encoding lipid-A-disaccharide synthase, encoding MSDEGLLVVAGEPSGDRIAASVLHALGPLSDESFGIGGPACRRAGMRTLGDVSAIAAMGVGDVIARLPALAAAAMDLWRRIAASPPRAALLVNFTELNARLGRLLRRRGVRVLWAVAPQVWAWRAGRIRSLRGAVDTLAVLLPFEEPLWRDAGYDARFVGHPSLDVPRTPASQARRMLGLPSAGRAVAVLAGSRSGEVIRLGPPLCEAAALLRSRGIVAEARALAAPWLDARARGLLERAAQSHGIAVDEADPEHGAAPLLGAFDLALCASGTASLETALAGLPTVIAYRVDRLAYAVARRLVRTPHIGLPNVLLGRRAYPELLQDEATGPSIASAAIPLVGDEARARAAENAATLRAALLPRAPGTFGERVAELLRPMLV
- a CDS encoding serine/threonine-protein kinase PknK, translating into MMARTQQLIAGRFQVEREVGRGAVGIVFRAFDTVSQRRVALKIIAAPGETDQAERMRLLQEGKILSELDHPGIVQVVAYGALDTTYTAALGRKFDEGAPFIAMEWLEGEDLLTRQLRAALTTRQSLDIARQVAFALAAAHDAGIVHRDIKPSNIFILSNRFPDPESPPVSTRTTRRPREEGELPEQLTAKLVDFGVATSRDMRLTGNDIFVGTPAYMAPEQARGDATADARSDIYSLGATLFELLTGRPPHIGTTSIATIARLATTPAPRLSELLLEVPDHLDELMARMLMSEREHRPASAREVALELDALCRDPAVPETAKLIASTTEPPPIVASRLVTTLVALQVGSKQQRIELLDRLRAHGADALPLGADSIVAHLGMKQAHGDEAARALDLGRWLCEVGAGVGVATGRMRVDRVRSAGDVVDRASALSRKAGESILFCDGTTKELARGRFHFEVFPGGDVKVGAPVKQPTKTMQFVGREPELLKACEAYARCAEDTTPIIVTVSGPPGIGKSRLAREFVTRITTREEPPLLVRVRCESFGRAQALGVATDALRALLGLPKGASLEQVEQSLRTRQIRTGDGELLSRLLANQPFDDGMDPRGARDSLYLSMTDLALGAAQAGICVLLFEDAQWSDPESVSWIEHLLGRATNLPLFVMMVMRPSFWRDQGQRFVGRDHERIELRPMSKRATREIARAVIGEGADEAMLDRVAQQAAGSPLFAEELARVIAAGKDVTTAATIEAAIQVSLDALDESTREAVVRMSVFGLSVWDAGVGAVGVEDPEVALKKLISAELLVEHGASRFAGSREFLFKHALVRDVAYASASDELRKQMHAAAAEWLASMGEDAATVAQHFDLGGQNEKAAVYWEAAARRALATNSLQDAVTMADRSLIFATDKPSAFARAMLLDEAYSRLDARSYQRNEAIQAMAENIFDEASEIRTLGARARYDYAMGSGSNIEERLIQIRDRAAKLDLVEEEARCSAALANLYAFAGQLAGAEKETKLLLELAERRDIEWAAVDAWQTLAIVRQTRGQLASALEARRNAAHAAKDAGLQEREAMLTVNVGFALTTIGARAEALHEIESGLAKANAIGSPGIVRLGHMNLLCWAATFGADSRIDAALTEPRANADEAATGGWVVRDRVTLGTLFYRGCELLRTDGPGNISRARALLKTAAEAYRSTENRDVLPVALGFWAEAERRFGNADQAVELAREAAKLVEAGAPSLLNEAPIYLTLHDAYVDVGDLKSAREAMERAITPLERRIRGLEGTPYARAFLVNLPHNAGLLSAAEAYGCLTSLIEQTLSLPASDN